Genomic DNA from Neisseria lisongii:
TTGATGCCGTCTGAAAACCGTATTTTCAGACGGCCTGACGAGCGTGTGCCTGCGTCAGCATTCGGGCAAGCTGCGCCAGATAAACCGCATCGGTGTCGTCAAACTGTGCCAGCTTGTCGTCGTCGATGTCCAACACGCCGAAACATTGCCCGTCTGCATCAAACAGCGGCACGACGATTTCCGACTGCGACAGCGACGAGCAGGCAATATGGCCGGGGTGGCGGTTCACATCTTCCACCACCACCGTTTCCCTCTTCTCCCACGCCTGACCGCACACGCCCTTACCGAAACCGATACGGGTACAGGCCAGCGGCCCTTGAAACGGCCCCAAAACCAATTCGTTGCGCCGCCGGTCAATCAGATAAAAACCGACCCAAAACCAGCCGAACGTTGCCTTCAAAACCGCCGCCGTATTGGCAAGATTGGCAATCAGATCGGTTTCGTCCGCAATCACACATTCAATCTGCGGCAAAACTTCCCGATAACGTTCCGCCTTATCCGCCGCCGTAACATTGACCGTATGCATATCGTACCACCTCAAACAGAAAGCCCTGATTATAGAGAAATCCGTCGAAACCCGAAAGCGCAGCACAAACACTTTTCCCATATCGAGGCCGTCTGAAAAACCGCCCCGCCGCAAACGAATCTTGCATATCGCCGCCATATAAACTACACTTCGCAACAAACAACCAAAATCATCCGGAGCATAGGAAAATGTATCACGAAATCGGCATGTGGGACCAAAAATGGGTCATCGGCAACTGGAAAATGAACGGCCGCCTGCAAAGCAACAACGCCTTGATGCACCGCTTCCGAGTGATGCCGACCGCCGAAAAAGTCCTGATCGGACTGGCGGCACCGACCGTTTATCTGCTGCAACTGCACAACGCCATGCAGATTGTGCTGAACAACCGCATTCTGACCTGCGCCCAAGATGTCAGCCGTTTCCCGAACAACGGTGCCTACACCGGCGAAGTGTCCGCCGAAATGCTGGCCGACATCGGCACAGACATCGTCTTAATCGGCCACTCCGAACGCAGTCTCTATTTCGGCGAAAAAAACGAAATCCAACGCCGCAAAATGGAAAACGTCCTCAACGTCGGCCTGATTCCCCTACTGTGTGTCGGCGAAAGTCTGGAAGAGCGCGAAGCCGGTAAAGAACAAGACGTTATCGCC
This window encodes:
- a CDS encoding GAF domain-containing protein, which gives rise to MHTVNVTAADKAERYREVLPQIECVIADETDLIANLANTAAVLKATFGWFWVGFYLIDRRRNELVLGPFQGPLACTRIGFGKGVCGQAWEKRETVVVEDVNRHPGHIACSSLSQSEIVVPLFDADGQCFGVLDIDDDKLAQFDDTDAVYLAQLARMLTQAHARQAV
- the tpiA gene encoding triose-phosphate isomerase; translation: MYHEIGMWDQKWVIGNWKMNGRLQSNNALMHRFRVMPTAEKVLIGLAAPTVYLLQLHNAMQIVLNNRILTCAQDVSRFPNNGAYTGEVSAEMLADIGTDIVLIGHSERSLYFGEKNEIQRRKMENVLNVGLIPLLCVGESLEEREAGKEQDVIAHQLSILKGLDTQNIAVAYEPVWAIGTGKVATVEQIADMHRFIHKEILSLCGESVKIRILYGGSVKAENAADIFAVPHVDGALVGGASLSYDSFTAIIDAAQAA